A genome region from Danio aesculapii chromosome 2, fDanAes4.1, whole genome shotgun sequence includes the following:
- the ss18 gene encoding protein SSXT isoform X1 gives MSVAFAPHRQRAKGDITPAGIQKLLDENNQLIQCIMDFQSKGKTAECSHYQQMLHRNLVYLATIADSNQNMQSLLPAPPTQNMPMNQSGATPQLPHGHSMPSEGPSAPHMQSQMNGQMPGPNHMSMQGPGPNQSSSIPSGSMNIPPSSHGSMGAYNHAVPSSQGIQSQGQMNINQGQPMGNYGPRPNMNMQPNQGPMMHQQAPSQQYNMPPSGGSGQHYQGQQNPMGMMGQGNHVMGQRPMPPYRPPHQGPPQQYPGQDEYYTEQYSHGGQGAPEGNTQYGQQQEAYQQGPPQQQGYPPQQQYSGQQGYPGQQQGYGPSQGAPSQYPNYPQSQGQQYTAYRAPQPGPPQGQPQRPYAFDQGQYGNYQQ, from the exons ATGTCTGTGGCTTTTGCACCGCACCGGCAGCGTGCCAAGGGCGATATAACGCCTGCCGGGATACAGAAG TTACTGGATGAAAACAATCAGCTGATTCAGTGCATCATGGACTTCCAGAGTAAAGGAAAAACAGCTGAATGTTCACA CTACCAACAGATGCTACACAGAAATCTGGTGTATTTGGCGACAATAGCAGACTCTAATCAGAACATGCAGTCTCTGCTCCCTGCG CCGCCCACTCAGAACATGCCTATGAATCAGAGCGGAGCCACTCCTCAGCTGCCCCACGGTCACAGTATGCCCTCAGAGGGTCCCTCTGCCCCGCACATGCAGAGCCAGATGAATGGCCAGATGCCAG GTCCAAATCACATGTCGATGCAGGGTCCGGGGCCCAACCAGTCATCCAGCATACCCAGCGGCTCCATGAACATACCGCCCAGCAGCCACGGCTCCATGGGGGCTTATAATCACGCCGTGCCCTCCTCACAGGGCATACAGTCACAGGGGCAGATGAACATCAACCAGGGGCAGCCCATGGGCAATTACGGCCCTCGACCCAACATGAACATGCAGCCCAATCAGG GGCCTATGATGCACCAGCAGGCTCCTTCCCAGCAGTACAACATGCCCCCCTCTGGTGGCAGCGGGCAGCATTACCAGGGGCAGCAGAACCCCATGGGCATGATGGGGCAAGGCAATCACGTGATGGGGCAGAGGCCAATGCCCCCATACAGGCCACCACATCAAG GACCTCCTCAGCAATATCCTGGTCAGGATGAATATTACACGGAGCAATACAGCCATGGAGGACAGGGGGCACCAGAGG GAAACACACAGTATGGTCAGCAGCAGGAGGCGTATCAGCAGGGCCCGCCGCAGCAGCAGGGTTATCCACCGCAGCAGCAGTACAGCGGGCAGCAGGGATACCCGGGACAGCAGCAGGGCTACG GTCCGTCACAAGGCGCTCCAAGTCAGTACCCAAACTACCCGCAGAGTCAAGGGCAGCAGTATACAGCCTACAGAGCCCCGCAGCCCGGACCACCACAGGGACAACCACAGCGTCCATACGCTTTTGACCAG GGTCAGTATGGAAACTACCAGCAGTAA
- the ss18 gene encoding protein SSXT isoform X2, protein MSVAFAPHRQRAKGDITPAGIQKLLDENNQLIQCIMDFQSKGKTAECSHYQQMLHRNLVYLATIADSNQNMQSLLPAPPTQNMPMNQSGATPQLPHGHSMPSEGPSAPHMQSQMNGQMPGPNHMSMQGPGPNQSSSIPSGSMNIPPSSHGSMGAYNHAVPSSQGIQSQGQMNINQGQPMGNYGPRPNMNMQPNQGPMMHQQAPSQQYNMPPSGGSGQHYQGQQNPMGMMGQGNHVMGQRPMPPYRPPHQGPPQQYPGQDEYYTEQYSHGGQGAPEGPSQGAPSQYPNYPQSQGQQYTAYRAPQPGPPQGQPQRPYAFDQGQYGNYQQ, encoded by the exons ATGTCTGTGGCTTTTGCACCGCACCGGCAGCGTGCCAAGGGCGATATAACGCCTGCCGGGATACAGAAG TTACTGGATGAAAACAATCAGCTGATTCAGTGCATCATGGACTTCCAGAGTAAAGGAAAAACAGCTGAATGTTCACA CTACCAACAGATGCTACACAGAAATCTGGTGTATTTGGCGACAATAGCAGACTCTAATCAGAACATGCAGTCTCTGCTCCCTGCG CCGCCCACTCAGAACATGCCTATGAATCAGAGCGGAGCCACTCCTCAGCTGCCCCACGGTCACAGTATGCCCTCAGAGGGTCCCTCTGCCCCGCACATGCAGAGCCAGATGAATGGCCAGATGCCAG GTCCAAATCACATGTCGATGCAGGGTCCGGGGCCCAACCAGTCATCCAGCATACCCAGCGGCTCCATGAACATACCGCCCAGCAGCCACGGCTCCATGGGGGCTTATAATCACGCCGTGCCCTCCTCACAGGGCATACAGTCACAGGGGCAGATGAACATCAACCAGGGGCAGCCCATGGGCAATTACGGCCCTCGACCCAACATGAACATGCAGCCCAATCAGG GGCCTATGATGCACCAGCAGGCTCCTTCCCAGCAGTACAACATGCCCCCCTCTGGTGGCAGCGGGCAGCATTACCAGGGGCAGCAGAACCCCATGGGCATGATGGGGCAAGGCAATCACGTGATGGGGCAGAGGCCAATGCCCCCATACAGGCCACCACATCAAG GACCTCCTCAGCAATATCCTGGTCAGGATGAATATTACACGGAGCAATACAGCCATGGAGGACAGGGGGCACCAGAGG GTCCGTCACAAGGCGCTCCAAGTCAGTACCCAAACTACCCGCAGAGTCAAGGGCAGCAGTATACAGCCTACAGAGCCCCGCAGCCCGGACCACCACAGGGACAACCACAGCGTCCATACGCTTTTGACCAG GGTCAGTATGGAAACTACCAGCAGTAA